The following proteins come from a genomic window of Megalobrama amblycephala isolate DHTTF-2021 linkage group LG1, ASM1881202v1, whole genome shotgun sequence:
- the mafk gene encoding transcription factor MafK: MQGMTTHFKAGKALKVKKEAGENAPALSDDELVAMSVRELNQHLRGLTKEDVVRLKQRRRTLKNRGYAASCRIKRVTQKEELERQKIELQQEVDKLARENASMRLELDALRAKYEALQCFARTVTRGPTGKVATTSVITIVKSANHSPSSAPFSAPS, translated from the exons ATGCAGGGCATGACGACTCATTTTAAAGCGGGCAAAGCTTTAAAG GTAAAGAAGGAGGCGGGTGAGAATGCCCCGGCACTCAGTGATGATGAGCTGGTGGCCATGTCGGTGCGGGAGCTCAACCAGCACCTGCGCGGGTTGACCAAGGAAGACGTGGTCCGGCTGAAGCAGCGGCGACGCACGCTAAAGAACCGCGGTTATGCTGCCAGCTGCCGCATCAAGCGCGTCACACAGAAGGAGGAGCTCGAACGGCAAAAAATAGAGCTGCAACAAGAAGTGGACAAGCTGGCTCGTGAAAACGCCAGTATGCGACTGGAGCTGGATGCGCTTCGTGCTAAGTACGAGGCCCTGCAGTGCTTCGCCCGGACTGTCACCCGCGGGCCTACCGGTAAGGTGGCCACCACCAGTGTCATCACAATTGTCAAGTCTGCCAATCACAGCCCCAGCTCCGCCCCCTTTTCAGCACCCTCGTAG